One stretch of Pelmatolapia mariae isolate MD_Pm_ZW linkage group LG3_W, Pm_UMD_F_2, whole genome shotgun sequence DNA includes these proteins:
- the LOC134618945 gene encoding macrophage mannose receptor 1-like, translated as MQWSLFLLILMGQCFFSTCYLYEYHFIRENKTWEEAQKYCRENYTDLASVFDMADMERLRESTEYEGKAWIGLFSNPGEENRMWHWSLPGVKYNELETRWGPSEPGDQNENCVKTRGNWTHVSCDKMMWFICYDGKKRDGKSIHLIKDPKTWKKAQNYCRDHYTDLASGLDQADGEEFKILKQSQGSPMNVWIGLFRDTWRWSDGSNFSFRHWNMETFYDGQNNKKCAVTLLNTSGKWSSDECNNKNPFFCYDDKLILINENKTWEEALDYCRLHHTDLVSITNPHQQREVERRAKNASSPYVWVGLRYACVIYLWFWISDKRVCYENWADKGKIDECHRCAAMERGGQYQWVSQREHEKYNFICSKQ; from the exons ATGCAGTGGAGTCTCTTTCTGCTGATTCTGATGG GGCAGTGTTTCTTCTCCACCTGTTACCTGTATGAGTACCACTTTATTagagaaaacaaaacctgggaAGAAGCACAGAAATACTGCAGAGAGAATTATACAGACCTGGCCAGCGTGTTTGACATGGCAGACATGGAGAGACTGCGTGAATCCACAGAGTATGAAGGTAAAGCCTGGATTGGACTGTTCAGCAACCCAGGAGAAGAAAACAGGATGTGGCATTGGTCTCTGCCAGGGGTGAAATACAATGAACTTGAAACCAGATGGGGACCTTCTGAACCAGGTGATCAAAATGAGAACTGTGTGAAGACAAGAGGAAACTGGACACATGTCAGTTGTGACAAAATGATGTGGTTCATCTGCTACGATG gaaagaagagagacggTAAATCGATCCATTTGATTAAAGACCCCAAGACCTGGAAAAAGGCTCAGAACTACTGCAGAGATCACTACACTGACCTGGCCAGTGGACTCGATCAGGCGGATGGGGAAGAATTTAAGATCCTGAAGCAGTCTCAGGGCTCTCCGATGAATGTGTGGATTGGCCTGTTCAGAGACACCTGGAGGTGGTCAGATGGAAGTAATTTCTCTTTCAGGCACTGGAATATGGAAACATTTTATGACGGACAAAACAACAAGAAATGTGCTGTGACTCTGTTAAACACATCAGGAAAATGGAGCTCTGATGaatgcaacaacaaaaatcctTTCTTCTGTTATGATG ATAAATTGATTCTGATCAATGAAAACAAGACCTGGGAGGAAGCCTTGGATTACTGCAGACTGCACCACACTGACCTGGTCTCCATCACTAACCCTCACCAACAGAGAGAGGTTGAGAGGAGAGCCAAGAATGCCAGCAGTCCCTACGTATGGGTGGGACTGCGCTACGCCTGCGTGATATATCTGTGGTTCTGGATCAGTGACAAACGAGTCTGCTACGAGAACTGGGCTGATAAAGGAAAGATTGATGAGTGTCATAGGTGTGCAGCTATGGAAAGAGGAGGACAGTATCAGTGGGTCAGTCAAAGAGAACATgagaaatataattttatttgttcTAAACAATAA